A single region of the Syntrophotaleaceae bacterium genome encodes:
- a CDS encoding DUF4105 domain-containing protein, which translates to MILPAFILLLFLHLFSVNLAWAAPSSLADPPSLASLAQSREWHTLLHYHPRGLGRGFESLVDAKSFFLAPDGKTDPEAELEATFKTIFGGNDPEEQKRAICTFPARYRWLQRIFNPEEAPLEPPCDPYRQWVWDLQPFRLTLVFPAAYLNNPASMFGHTLLRIDARDQDDQTRLLAQTVNYAADSRGQHGFLYAFNGLFGGYRGRFSMAPYYVKVKAYGDIENRDIWEYSLNLSEEEIEQLLAHLWEMRSAWFDYYFLDENCSYHLLSLLETARPKERLLDRFDWWAVPSETVRSLAEAELVGEVRFRPSRTTILQERAWRMDGNLQSLSKDLTTGRLGSDAAEIRSLDPVDQAQVLELAIDYAAYLRNIKAREAPLAAANLPGLLHARSRLKVPNQTPELPAPHVWPGKGHQPARVDLGYGFEDDRHFISLSGGPGYHDIFDPQGGFTKGAQVIALQGELRYYPEKNRIELERFDILDILSLSPWNRFLHPVSWKLALGLRRKHREASDRLLLGAVDTGFGIHRELSPRTSAHLFAEGTLEVSDRLENFAAPGIGPGIGLMHDFSDEWRSGLFGQARYFPLDESRIDLEITARNRLVFDNGNMVGLDLSWKRQFDRGFFAGTLYLRWFF; encoded by the coding sequence TTGATTCTTCCAGCTTTTATCCTCCTGCTTTTCCTGCACCTTTTCAGCGTAAACCTGGCATGGGCCGCTCCTTCATCCCTTGCCGATCCTCCCTCCCTCGCCTCTCTGGCGCAAAGCCGGGAATGGCATACCCTTCTCCATTATCATCCCCGCGGCCTGGGGCGAGGATTCGAAAGCCTGGTGGATGCGAAAAGCTTTTTCCTGGCTCCTGACGGCAAGACGGATCCCGAAGCCGAACTGGAAGCAACATTCAAAACAATCTTCGGCGGAAATGATCCCGAGGAGCAGAAGCGGGCCATCTGCACCTTTCCGGCCCGCTACCGGTGGCTGCAAAGGATTTTCAATCCGGAAGAGGCACCCTTAGAACCTCCCTGCGATCCCTATCGTCAATGGGTATGGGATCTGCAGCCCTTCCGCCTGACCCTGGTTTTTCCCGCCGCCTATCTGAACAATCCTGCGTCCATGTTCGGTCACACGCTGCTGCGCATCGACGCCCGGGACCAGGACGATCAGACCCGGCTGCTCGCTCAGACCGTCAACTATGCCGCGGACAGCCGCGGACAGCACGGTTTTCTTTATGCCTTCAACGGCCTTTTCGGCGGCTACCGTGGACGGTTTTCCATGGCTCCCTACTATGTCAAGGTCAAGGCCTACGGCGACATCGAAAACCGGGATATCTGGGAATACAGCCTGAATCTCAGCGAGGAGGAAATCGAACAGCTTCTGGCCCATCTCTGGGAAATGCGTTCGGCCTGGTTCGATTACTACTTCCTGGACGAAAACTGTTCCTACCACCTGCTGTCCCTGCTGGAGACCGCCCGTCCCAAAGAGAGGCTCCTCGACCGTTTCGACTGGTGGGCGGTTCCTTCCGAAACCGTCCGGTCCCTCGCGGAAGCGGAACTGGTTGGGGAGGTGCGGTTTCGTCCCTCGCGAACCACTATTCTGCAGGAAAGGGCCTGGCGCATGGATGGAAACCTGCAGTCTCTGTCGAAAGACCTGACAACAGGCCGGCTCGGTTCCGATGCCGCTGAAATCCGCAGTCTTGATCCCGTGGATCAGGCCCAGGTGCTGGAACTGGCGATCGATTATGCCGCCTACCTGCGTAACATCAAGGCCAGGGAGGCTCCCCTGGCGGCCGCGAATCTGCCGGGGCTTCTGCATGCCCGCAGCCGGCTCAAGGTGCCGAACCAGACCCCGGAACTGCCCGCTCCGCATGTCTGGCCCGGTAAGGGGCACCAACCTGCAAGGGTCGATCTTGGCTACGGTTTTGAAGACGACCGCCATTTCATCAGCCTGTCCGGCGGACCCGGCTATCATGATATCTTCGACCCTCAGGGCGGATTCACCAAGGGAGCCCAGGTAATCGCCCTGCAGGGGGAACTGCGCTATTATCCCGAAAAAAACAGGATCGAACTGGAGCGCTTCGATATCCTCGATATTCTCAGCCTTTCGCCCTGGAACCGTTTTTTGCATCCGGTTTCGTGGAAATTGGCCCTGGGGCTCCGACGGAAACATCGGGAGGCTTCCGACCGGCTGCTCCTGGGGGCGGTCGATACCGGCTTTGGAATTCACCGTGAATTGTCGCCTCGAACCTCGGCGCACCTGTTCGCCGAGGGCACTCTGGAGGTGAGCGACCGTCTCGAAAATTTCGCGGCGCCCGGAATCGGTCCCGGGATCGGGCTGATGCACGATTTCAGCGATGAATGGCGGAGCGGTCTGTTCGGCCAGGCGCGGTACTTCCCCCTGGATGAATCCCGGATCGACCTCGAAATAACGGCCCGCAACCGGCTGGTATTCGACAATGGGAATATGGTGGGTCTGGACCTGTCCTGGAAACGGCAATTCGACCGCGGTTTTTTCGCTGGCACCCTCTATTTGCGCTGGTTCTTTTGA
- a CDS encoding ATPase domain-containing protein: protein MDNVEKDCLLRTGVHGLDEILYGGLEPERLYLVEGDPGSGKTTLALQFLLEGARRGETVLHLTMSETLNELESTFRSHGWSMEGLHVVELNVSEGEVGPEEQYTMFHSSEVELGNLMRRILEEVDRLGARRLVIDSLAELRLVAQNPLWYRRQILALKQHFTGRGCTALLLDEAGERLGFNVQTVAHGVVSLFRKLPAFGGERRHLQVVKMRGRSYQGGYHDYKIEQGGLQIFPRLVALEHQRSFERELVESGIPELDTLLCGGIDRGTSTLLTGAAGTGKSSLATQYAFTALGRGETVAFFHFDESRENFLARSRGLGMDFSAHLNSGRISSQQIDPAELSPGEFSATVRKAVEKDKACLIVIDSLNGYLNAMPEERFLVTQLHELLTYLGQMGVTTLLIVAQHGLVGADTAAPVDVSYLSDAVILLRYFESQGEVRQAVSVVKKRTGSHERTIREIKITSGGIRIGEPLRQFQGVLQGNPIFRGGQDPLMDSDAD, encoded by the coding sequence ATGGATAATGTGGAAAAGGACTGTTTATTGCGAACCGGCGTCCACGGACTGGATGAAATTCTTTACGGCGGCCTGGAACCGGAGCGCCTCTACCTGGTGGAAGGGGATCCTGGGTCAGGAAAAACAACACTGGCTCTTCAATTTTTGCTGGAAGGTGCACGGCGTGGAGAGACCGTGCTCCATTTGACCATGTCGGAGACCCTGAATGAATTGGAGTCCACTTTCCGATCCCACGGCTGGTCCATGGAGGGGCTGCATGTTGTCGAGCTCAACGTCTCCGAGGGGGAAGTCGGCCCGGAGGAGCAGTATACGATGTTTCACTCCTCAGAGGTGGAATTGGGCAATCTGATGCGACGCATTCTTGAGGAGGTCGATCGGCTCGGAGCCCGGCGACTGGTTATCGACTCTCTGGCAGAACTGCGTCTGGTAGCACAGAACCCCCTCTGGTACAGGCGCCAGATCCTGGCCCTGAAGCAGCATTTCACCGGGCGGGGGTGCACGGCCCTGCTGCTGGATGAGGCCGGGGAGAGGTTGGGCTTCAATGTACAGACTGTAGCCCATGGGGTCGTGTCACTGTTCCGAAAGCTCCCGGCCTTCGGCGGGGAGCGCCGTCACCTTCAGGTCGTGAAGATGCGTGGCCGCTCATATCAGGGTGGCTACCACGATTACAAGATCGAGCAGGGAGGACTCCAGATCTTCCCCCGATTGGTGGCCCTTGAACATCAAAGAAGTTTCGAGAGGGAATTGGTCGAAAGCGGGATTCCGGAACTCGACACCCTGCTTTGTGGTGGAATTGATCGGGGAACGAGCACTCTGCTGACCGGCGCGGCCGGCACGGGCAAATCTTCCCTGGCCACCCAGTACGCATTTACGGCCTTAGGACGGGGCGAAACGGTTGCGTTTTTCCATTTTGACGAAAGTCGGGAAAATTTTCTTGCCCGATCCCGGGGTCTGGGAATGGACTTCTCTGCCCATCTGAACTCAGGTCGGATTTCTTCCCAACAGATCGACCCCGCTGAACTCTCCCCTGGCGAATTTTCAGCCACCGTCCGCAAGGCTGTTGAGAAGGACAAGGCTTGTCTGATCGTCATCGACAGCCTTAACGGTTATCTGAATGCAATGCCCGAGGAGCGCTTCCTCGTCACCCAGCTCCACGAACTGCTGACCTACCTGGGACAGATGGGGGTTACCACTCTGCTTATCGTGGCCCAGCATGGGCTGGTAGGGGCGGACACAGCGGCACCGGTGGATGTGAGCTACCTCTCCGATGCCGTCATTCTGCTGCGCTATTTCGAAAGCCAGGGAGAAGTCCGCCAGGCGGTTTCCGTGGTGAAGAAGCGCACGGGTTCCCACGAAAGAACGATTCGGGAAATAAAGATCACCAGCGGGGGAATCCGCATCGGTGAGCCCCTGCGTCAATTCCAGGGCGTGTTGCAAGGAAATCCGATTTTCAGAGGGGGGCAAGACCCTTTGATGGATAGCGATGCTGACTGA
- a CDS encoding response regulator — protein MDGPEILVAEDNPQIKDLLAMLLKIRDHWKVTSVSDGEKAVAAWTDRDFDIILMDIRMPQMDGLTATKLIRKIEDCEPARHHRVPIIALSANGDQYQECLDVGMDDFISKPFQVNDLVECINKHLKKVGYAEHLG, from the coding sequence ATGGATGGTCCTGAAATTCTCGTTGCTGAAGACAATCCTCAAATAAAAGACCTTTTGGCCATGCTGCTCAAAATAAGGGACCACTGGAAAGTAACATCGGTCAGCGACGGAGAGAAAGCGGTAGCTGCTTGGACAGACAGGGATTTTGATATTATCCTTATGGACATTCGGATGCCGCAAATGGATGGTTTGACTGCAACGAAACTCATTAGGAAAATCGAGGACTGTGAACCAGCCAGGCATCATCGGGTCCCCATCATTGCCCTCTCCGCCAATGGTGATCAATACCAGGAATGCCTGGATGTGGGGATGGATGATTTTATTTCCAAGCCATTCCAGGTGAACGACCTGGTGGAGTGCATTAACAAGCACTTGAAAAAGGTTGGCTACGCTGAGCACTTGGGTTGA
- the rtcA gene encoding RNA 3'-terminal phosphate cyclase, translated as MIVIDGSLGEGGGQILRSSLALSLVTGQPFRIENIRARRKKPGLMRQHLTAVEAAAAVGWARVEGVKSGSLRLEFHPERVVPGSYHFSVGTAGSSTLVLQTVLPALLTADSPSQLVLDGGTHNPHAPPFDFLARSFLPLLQKMGPKLTAEMVRPGFFPAGGGKFILSVEPVSQLVPMELRNRGPGLERSARAVVAGLPRHIAERELEVVRTRLGWDEERCIVEETDPAFGPGNVLLLEIAWNNVTEVFSGFGARGVRAENVAENAVLEVERFLRAAVPVGPHLADQLLLPLALAGSGSFRTLAPTPHLTTNAKVICEFLPVQVTMRELGSDDWEIRVAKTA; from the coding sequence ATGATCGTTATCGACGGTTCTCTGGGGGAGGGGGGAGGACAGATCCTGCGTTCTTCCCTGGCCCTGTCCCTGGTGACAGGTCAGCCTTTCCGCATCGAAAACATTCGTGCCCGGCGCAAAAAGCCCGGTCTCATGCGCCAGCATCTGACGGCGGTGGAAGCGGCTGCAGCGGTCGGTTGGGCTCGGGTCGAGGGGGTCAAATCCGGCTCGCTGCGACTGGAATTTCATCCTGAAAGGGTCGTACCGGGCAGCTATCATTTTTCCGTCGGCACCGCCGGAAGTTCCACTCTCGTGCTGCAGACCGTACTGCCCGCCCTGTTGACAGCCGACAGCCCCTCGCAACTGGTTCTGGATGGAGGGACCCATAATCCTCACGCCCCGCCCTTCGATTTTCTGGCCAGGTCCTTTCTCCCTCTCCTCCAAAAGATGGGCCCCAAATTGACGGCGGAAATGGTCCGCCCCGGATTTTTCCCTGCCGGAGGGGGGAAATTCATCCTGTCCGTGGAACCGGTTTCCCAGTTGGTGCCGATGGAGTTGCGGAATCGCGGCCCCGGCTTGGAGAGATCGGCCCGGGCGGTCGTGGCGGGACTGCCCCGGCATATTGCCGAACGGGAGCTGGAGGTGGTGCGAACCCGCCTTGGGTGGGATGAAGAACGGTGCATAGTCGAGGAGACGGACCCTGCTTTCGGCCCCGGTAATGTTCTTCTGCTCGAAATTGCGTGGAACAATGTCACGGAGGTTTTCAGCGGTTTTGGCGCACGCGGCGTTCGAGCGGAAAATGTTGCCGAAAATGCCGTGCTTGAGGTGGAACGGTTTCTTCGTGCCGCCGTTCCGGTCGGTCCCCATCTGGCCGATCAGCTGCTGCTGCCGTTGGCCCTCGCCGGCAGCGGCAGCTTCCGCACTCTGGCCCCCACCCCGCACCTGACTACAAATGCCAAGGTTATCTGCGAATTCCTTCCGGTTCAGGTGACCATGAGGGAGCTTGGGTCTGATGACTGGGAAATTCGGGTGGCGAAAACGGCCTGA
- a CDS encoding methyl-accepting chemotaxis protein — MSWKNLSLRWKFTVGFGGVLFLLMLVAGWALIGVGGIVGNAKEVIQGNALRAELIQREVDHLIWANAVSTLLTDSRVTRLEVETDHSQCGFGKWYYGEGRKRAEQLVPELKEPLARIEEPHKALHQSAIAIGQVFQEADTKLASEIYITRTMPNLEKVRELLHEIINTAGDHIMTDQEMLAAAGTTRLGSIILTVVALPFGCILAFVIAKGIIDPLRKSCTMIEEMEKGHLEMRLNLDRGDEIGRMAQSMDRFADSLQEEIIGSLQKLADGDLTFRIVPKDERDRVRGTLQKLGRDLSTLITQIQASGEQIATGSTQIAESAQHLSQGATESAASLEQISASMTQMSSQTSQAAENAGQARHLATQARSAAEKGNLQMEEMVSAMFDINEAGQNISKIIKVIDEIAFQTNLLALNAAVEAARAGQHGKGFAVVAEEVRNLAARSAKAAKETSELIEGSQKKTENGTRIAGETEAALKEIVTSVVKVTDLVSEIAAASAEQAEGISQVNTGLGQIDMVTQQNTANAEESAAAAEELAGQADQLRGMLTRFKVGSETGALSATIPARKRRLLSA; from the coding sequence ATGAGCTGGAAAAATTTGAGTCTGAGGTGGAAATTCACGGTCGGTTTCGGCGGAGTCCTGTTTCTTCTTATGCTTGTGGCCGGCTGGGCGCTGATAGGCGTCGGTGGCATTGTCGGAAACGCCAAAGAGGTCATCCAGGGGAATGCCTTGCGCGCCGAGCTGATTCAACGGGAGGTCGACCATCTGATATGGGCCAACGCGGTCAGCACTCTCCTGACCGATTCCCGAGTGACCAGGCTCGAGGTGGAGACGGACCATTCCCAATGCGGATTCGGCAAATGGTATTACGGGGAAGGGCGCAAACGGGCCGAGCAGCTGGTTCCGGAGCTGAAAGAGCCGCTGGCCCGAATCGAGGAGCCCCATAAAGCCCTGCATCAATCGGCGATAGCAATAGGGCAGGTCTTTCAGGAGGCGGACACGAAGCTTGCCAGCGAAATTTACATCACCCGCACCATGCCCAATCTTGAAAAAGTCCGGGAACTGCTGCATGAGATTATCAACACCGCCGGCGACCATATCATGACCGACCAGGAGATGCTGGCGGCCGCCGGCACAACCAGGTTGGGCAGCATCATTCTGACCGTTGTGGCTCTTCCCTTCGGATGCATTCTGGCTTTCGTTATCGCCAAAGGGATTATTGATCCCCTGAGGAAGAGCTGCACCATGATCGAGGAGATGGAAAAGGGGCACCTGGAGATGCGACTCAACCTCGACCGGGGGGACGAAATCGGCCGGATGGCCCAGTCCATGGACCGTTTTGCCGACAGTCTGCAGGAGGAGATTATCGGCTCCCTGCAAAAGCTGGCCGACGGGGATCTCACTTTCAGGATCGTTCCCAAAGACGAGAGGGACCGAGTGCGCGGTACCCTGCAGAAACTTGGCAGGGATCTCAGCACCCTGATCACCCAGATCCAGGCATCGGGCGAGCAGATCGCCACAGGTTCGACCCAGATCGCCGAGTCGGCCCAGCATCTTTCCCAAGGTGCCACTGAATCGGCAGCCTCCCTGGAGCAGATCAGCGCTTCCATGACCCAGATGTCCTCCCAAACCTCCCAGGCCGCGGAAAATGCCGGTCAGGCCAGGCACCTGGCCACTCAGGCCCGAAGTGCTGCGGAAAAAGGGAACCTGCAGATGGAGGAGATGGTGTCGGCCATGTTCGATATCAACGAGGCCGGGCAGAACATCTCGAAAATCATCAAGGTCATCGACGAGATCGCTTTCCAGACCAACCTGCTGGCCCTCAATGCTGCCGTGGAAGCGGCCCGGGCCGGACAGCACGGCAAAGGCTTCGCCGTGGTCGCCGAAGAGGTGCGCAATCTGGCGGCCCGCAGCGCCAAGGCGGCCAAAGAGACGTCGGAGCTGATTGAAGGTTCCCAGAAGAAAACCGAGAATGGCACCCGGATCGCGGGGGAGACCGAGGCCGCACTGAAGGAGATTGTGACCAGCGTCGTCAAGGTGACGGATCTGGTCAGCGAAATCGCCGCCGCCTCCGCCGAACAGGCCGAGGGGATCTCTCAGGTGAATACGGGACTGGGGCAGATCGACATGGTGACCCAGCAGAACACCGCCAACGCCGAGGAGAGTGCCGCAGCGGCAGAGGAGCTGGCCGGTCAGGCCGACCAGCTGCGCGGGATGTTGACGCGGTTCAAGGTGGGAAGTGAAACCGGGGCCCTGTCTGCAACAATCCCAGCACGGAAGCGACGATTGCTGTCGGCCTAG
- a CDS encoding cold-shock protein produces the protein MAQGTVKWFNDAKGFGFIEQDNGPDVFVHFSAVQGEGFKSLAEGDRVSFDVSQGQKGPQSSNVRKI, from the coding sequence ATGGCACAAGGTACTGTCAAGTGGTTCAATGACGCAAAAGGTTTCGGCTTTATCGAGCAGGACAACGGACCGGACGTATTCGTTCATTTCTCCGCTGTTCAGGGTGAGGGTTTCAAGTCCCTGGCTGAAGGAGACCGTGTGAGCTTCGATGTCTCCCAAGGACAAAAAGGTCCGCAGTCTTCTAACGTTCGGAAGATTTAA
- a CDS encoding (p)ppGpp synthetase: MASLDFDLERHHFMKYYDNNRHLFEEAQNAYICAIQSLLKDSDVGEVTKIEGRVKDKEECIKKFQRKYLSKLEADEQPYEIKDYISDLVGIRIVCLYEDQIAVLSEVLKGHFKVIDVTDKISAVESTEDSFGYKGLHMDLAPSEEPQQYSGRPFEVQIRSLIQDAWSVLDHKIKYKKSIPNDLKRRINLLSALFELADREFKEIRNATMELLEQATMGLAGDSFAENDEAAGRMPTAASGKALNAFNFLRVAGHFFKEFDFEDIKVDDFVQNILKFDSGFQKGDLHKSLIENLKNVRDYRDDFMMENPESTFSPYTSIRHCLYLHNPETFGRILSRRPRDRFECWLKSCGKTTDRSSVEAV; this comes from the coding sequence TTGGCCTCTCTGGATTTCGATCTTGAACGACACCATTTCATGAAATATTACGATAACAACCGGCACCTTTTTGAGGAGGCCCAAAACGCCTATATCTGCGCCATCCAATCCCTTTTGAAGGATTCCGATGTCGGCGAGGTGACGAAAATCGAGGGGCGGGTCAAGGACAAAGAGGAGTGCATAAAAAAGTTTCAACGCAAATATTTAAGTAAACTCGAAGCCGATGAACAGCCCTATGAGATCAAGGACTACATTTCCGACCTGGTGGGCATCCGCATCGTCTGCCTCTACGAAGACCAGATCGCCGTGCTGTCGGAGGTGTTGAAGGGGCACTTCAAGGTCATTGATGTCACCGACAAGATTTCGGCCGTTGAGAGTACCGAAGATTCCTTTGGATACAAGGGGCTGCATATGGACCTGGCCCCAAGCGAGGAGCCCCAGCAGTACTCAGGCCGCCCCTTCGAAGTGCAGATCAGGTCCTTGATCCAGGATGCCTGGAGTGTGTTGGACCACAAAATCAAATATAAAAAATCGATCCCCAATGATCTCAAGCGCAGGATCAATCTGCTCTCGGCTCTGTTTGAACTGGCCGACCGGGAATTCAAGGAAATCCGTAACGCCACCATGGAACTGCTGGAGCAGGCAACGATGGGCCTGGCTGGCGATTCGTTTGCCGAGAATGATGAAGCAGCCGGTAGAATGCCGACTGCGGCCAGCGGAAAAGCGCTTAATGCCTTTAATTTTCTGCGTGTTGCGGGCCATTTTTTCAAGGAGTTCGATTTTGAGGACATTAAAGTCGACGACTTCGTCCAGAACATTCTGAAGTTTGACAGCGGTTTTCAAAAGGGGGATCTGCATAAAAGCCTGATCGAGAATTTGAAAAACGTAAGAGATTACCGCGATGACTTCATGATGGAAAACCCTGAAAGCACCTTTAGTCCCTACACCTCGATTCGGCACTGCTTGTATCTCCACAACCCTGAAACCTTCGGCCGGATTTTATCCAGGAGGCCGAGGGATCGCTTTGAGTGCTGGCTCAAAAGTTGTGGGAAGACGACTGACCGTTCATCCGTGGAGGCCGTATAG
- a CDS encoding BON domain-containing protein: MRIGILTISLLLFLTPVNGNAFGAEHTDETRSDLWLKSKLVTAYTLNEYLNPFELEVEIENGVAFINGTVDSPAERDLALEIAKGVEGIREVRGNILVKPGTLENARAEDEFFRVVEDATITAKVKSKLLWNKNTHGLNIDVSTRKGVVTLTGTAASGVHRDLAEQLAKNTTGVERVRNHLRVDPEQKTNNMEKSLETFESKVSDAWVTARVKSTLLFSTEADGADIRVSTRDHVVTLEGTVASRNQQQEIVTMVGNIVGVDNVRSQLKVEKQ, from the coding sequence ATGAGAATCGGAATTTTGACAATTTCCCTGCTGCTGTTCCTGACGCCTGTCAACGGCAACGCTTTCGGTGCCGAGCATACGGATGAAACCCGGTCGGATCTCTGGCTCAAATCCAAACTGGTGACCGCCTATACCCTGAATGAATACCTGAACCCCTTCGAACTCGAAGTCGAGATCGAAAACGGGGTCGCCTTTATCAACGGGACCGTCGACAGCCCTGCCGAAAGGGATCTCGCCCTGGAGATCGCGAAGGGGGTGGAAGGGATCAGAGAGGTTCGAGGGAATATCCTGGTGAAGCCCGGAACCTTGGAAAACGCGCGGGCGGAAGACGAATTCTTCCGGGTGGTCGAGGACGCCACCATAACGGCCAAGGTCAAATCCAAGCTTCTCTGGAACAAGAACACCCACGGCCTGAACATCGATGTCAGCACCCGTAAAGGTGTCGTTACACTCACGGGAACAGCGGCCTCAGGGGTCCATAGAGACCTGGCGGAGCAGTTGGCGAAAAACACGACGGGGGTGGAAAGGGTCAGAAACCACCTGCGGGTGGATCCCGAACAGAAGACAAACAACATGGAAAAAAGTCTTGAGACCTTTGAGTCCAAGGTCTCGGATGCCTGGGTGACCGCCAGGGTCAAGTCGACGCTGCTCTTCAGCACCGAGGCGGACGGCGCGGACATCCGGGTCAGCACCCGCGACCATGTCGTCACCCTGGAGGGGACGGTCGCCAGCCGCAACCAGCAGCAGGAGATCGTGACCATGGTCGGCAACATCGTGGGAGTGGACAATGTCCGTTCCCAACTCAAGGTAGAGAAGCAGTAG
- a CDS encoding cysteine hydrolase yields MPEPLLIVDVQSCFINDFTSQIPERLVRLVESGNYEPLIFTRFVNTDDSPYHRLLNWHDCECEPGNLLTGEMEKLAKRGRVFIKRGHTGVSDELREYLREQDFERVTLVGIDTDMCVLKIALDVFDLGIEPIVLSDCCASTAGLQAHLAGLAILSRNIGPHQLRPSGLGGSEIAAPEKPNA; encoded by the coding sequence GTGCCCGAACCGCTACTGATCGTCGACGTTCAGTCTTGTTTCATCAATGACTTCACCAGCCAGATACCGGAGCGTCTCGTGCGGCTCGTCGAATCGGGGAATTACGAACCACTCATATTCACCCGCTTCGTCAACACGGATGACTCGCCCTACCACCGCCTCCTTAACTGGCATGACTGTGAGTGCGAGCCTGGAAACCTGCTGACCGGGGAGATGGAGAAGCTCGCCAAACGCGGTCGGGTTTTCATCAAGCGGGGTCACACCGGTGTGTCGGACGAGCTGCGTGAATACCTGCGCGAGCAAGATTTCGAACGAGTCACCCTGGTCGGAATCGACACCGACATGTGCGTTCTCAAGATCGCCTTGGATGTCTTCGACCTCGGGATCGAGCCGATCGTCCTCTCCGATTGCTGCGCGAGCACCGCTGGTCTCCAGGCCCACCTCGCCGGGCTGGCGATCCTCAGCCGGAACATCGGGCCACACCAGCTACGACCTTCCGGCCTCGGCGGTAGCGAGATCGCTGCTCCCGAGAAACCGAACGCCTGA
- a CDS encoding response regulator, whose product MLTEHFHANEQELRLLVLTPTSKDARLTCQILESNGISCLPCADLYELCRQLREGAGGALIAEEFFGGEGAKALLRFLDEQPAWSDLPIMFLTLKGEHSARVQHALEALGNVLLLERPTKTSMLVSAARAVLRERQRQYQTRHHLDMLDKAKNVAEEANRAKSEFLASMSHEIRTPMTVFMAAIEHLLQTDRNPDRRHLLSMADASAHRLRNLIDDILDFSRIEARKVEIEQEPFDLRDCLREALEMFTLPAGEKNLKLNMKVTTDTPEKVVGDRNRVGQVLINLISNAVKFTPEGEVRVSVRPCANFLEFSVADTGIGIPEEKQHLLFKSFSQVDMSFHRQHGGSGLGLAICKGLVELMGGEISVRSHVGKGSLFSFTLPYKAVTEPKPEPAREKFDECDNKQQLDSLRILLVDDEPMIREMIAMMLEKRGLKVESAENGGDALKKWETGNFDIILMDLQMPGMNGMEATRSIREKVQEGDKRPYIIGLTAHVRREIKEECLASGMDRVLVKPIKMSELFSAIDDFFHNDLKLD is encoded by the coding sequence ATGCTGACTGAACATTTTCATGCAAATGAACAGGAATTAAGGCTTCTGGTTCTCACCCCGACGTCCAAGGATGCCCGTCTTACCTGTCAGATCCTGGAAAGCAATGGCATCTCCTGCCTTCCCTGCGCCGATCTTTACGAGCTTTGCCGGCAACTCAGGGAGGGCGCCGGAGGAGCGCTCATTGCCGAGGAGTTCTTTGGCGGTGAGGGCGCGAAGGCTTTGCTGCGGTTTCTGGATGAGCAACCTGCATGGTCGGATCTTCCCATCATGTTTTTGACCCTGAAAGGTGAGCATTCTGCACGGGTACAGCATGCCCTGGAAGCTTTGGGCAACGTCCTGCTGCTGGAGCGCCCCACCAAAACATCCATGCTGGTCAGTGCCGCTCGGGCGGTTCTGCGGGAGCGGCAGCGACAATATCAGACCCGTCATCATCTGGACATGCTGGACAAGGCCAAAAATGTGGCCGAGGAGGCCAACCGGGCCAAGAGCGAATTTTTGGCCAGCATGTCCCATGAGATCCGTACTCCAATGACGGTCTTCATGGCCGCCATCGAACATCTGCTGCAGACCGACCGCAATCCCGATCGACGTCACCTTTTGAGCATGGCCGATGCTTCAGCTCATCGTCTGCGCAACCTGATCGACGACATCCTCGATTTCTCGCGCATCGAGGCTCGAAAAGTGGAGATCGAGCAAGAGCCTTTCGACCTTCGCGATTGCCTGCGGGAAGCGTTGGAGATGTTTACTCTTCCGGCCGGTGAAAAGAACCTGAAGCTGAATATGAAGGTGACGACGGATACCCCTGAAAAGGTGGTCGGGGACCGGAACCGCGTGGGACAAGTGCTTATCAATTTGATCAGCAACGCCGTCAAGTTCACCCCCGAGGGAGAGGTTCGGGTCAGCGTTCGGCCTTGCGCAAACTTTCTGGAGTTTTCGGTAGCCGATACCGGGATTGGCATTCCCGAGGAAAAGCAGCACCTGCTCTTCAAAAGCTTCAGCCAGGTGGATATGTCCTTTCATCGCCAGCATGGAGGCAGCGGTCTGGGGCTGGCTATCTGCAAAGGACTGGTCGAACTGATGGGTGGTGAGATTTCAGTGCGGAGTCATGTGGGAAAAGGAAGCCTCTTTTCCTTCACCCTCCCCTATAAAGCTGTGACTGAACCCAAGCCTGAACCTGCCAGAGAAAAATTTGACGAATGTGACAACAAACAGCAACTCGACAGTCTCCGGATCCTGTTGGTGGACGATGAGCCGATGATCCGGGAAATGATCGCGATGATGCTGGAGAAGCGGGGGTTGAAGGTGGAGTCTGCCGAAAACGGGGGCGACGCCTTGAAAAAATGGGAGACAGGAAATTTTGACATCATCCTCATGGACCTGCAGATGCCGGGTATGAACGGGATGGAAGCCACCCGCAGCATCCGTGAAAAAGTCCAGGAGGGGGACAAGCGCCCATATATCATCGGTCTTACTGCCCACGTGAGACGTGAAATCAAGGAAGAATGCCTGGCTTCAGGCATGGATCGGGTTCTGGTCAAGCCCATCAAGATGTCGGAACTTTTCTCAGCTATTGATGATTTCTTTCACAATGACCTGAAACTTGATTAA